Sequence from the Lysobacter capsici genome:
CCCTTGCTGGATTGGTACGGTTTGCCGAAGTGCGACAGCATCGCCGGGGCGAAACCCGGGCCGGCGTCGCTGACCCGCAGCACCAGCTTGTCCTCGTCGCGCCAGGCTTCCAGCCCGACCCAGCCGGGCGAGGCTTCCAGCGCGTTGTCGAGCACGTTGCAGATCATCTGCTTGAGGCCGGAGTCGGAAATGATGACCGCATCCTCGCCGAAGCTGTTCTCGTAGTCGAATCCGCGCACCGGACGGGTGCTGCGCCATTCGCCGACCAAGTCGTCCAGAAATGCCGCCACGGTGGTCTCCTCGGGCGCCTCGCCGCGGGTTTCGCCGGCCGACAGCAGGATGCCGGTGACGATGCTCTTGCAGCGGTGCAGCTGGGTCTGCATTTCGTCGAGTTCCTGCAGCAGCTCGGGCTGCTGGGTGAACGGCGGCATGTGGCGCCAGTCGCCGAGGATCACCGACAAGGTCGCCAGCGGCGTGCCGAGTTCATGCGCGGCGCCCGACGCCAGCAGGCCCATGCGCACGATGTGTTCTTCCTCGGCGGCGCGCTGGCGCAGGTCGGCCAGGCGCGCGTCGCGCGCGCGCAGGATCCGGCCGATGCGGGTGATGAACACCACCAGCAAGGTCGCGTTGAGCACGAAGCACAACAGCATGCCCTGCACATAGGGATCGGCGAGGCCGCGGGTCGGGTCGGCCGGGATCACCACCGGGCCGGCGAACGTGGTCAGGGCGATGAAGCAGGCGCTGGTCACGAACACCACCGCCCAGCTTGCCCACGAGCGCAGCAGCACCGCCGCCAGCACCACCTGCAGCAGGTACAGGAACACGAACGGATTGGCCGCGCCGCCGCTGAGGTACAACTGCGCGGTTAGGGTCAGCACATCGACCAGCAGGGCGAGGAACAGCGCGCCGTTGGTGACTTCCTCGCGATGCCGCCAGCGCAGCATGCTGACCAGGTTGAACGCGGCCAGGCAGGCCAGCACGATCGCCATCGGCATCAGCGGCAGGCGGATGCCGAAACCGAAATGCACGAACACGATGGTCGCGACCTGGCCGATCACCGCGATCCAGCGCAGCTGGATCAACTGGTGCATGTTCTTGACCCCGGTGCCGTCCTGCGAGGCGGTCAGCGGGGCCATGCCAGGAGCGGGGCCGGTGATGGGGCTGTCCTGCATGGTGTGTGGGCCGGTAGCGGAAGCGGGGTGGCGCGGGGCGAGGTAATTCGGAGCGCTGCGGGCGACGACGATAACGGCGATCGGATCGATTGGTTACGGCATCGGTTCCAGTTCGACTCTAGGCGCCGTG
This genomic interval carries:
- a CDS encoding ATP-binding protein translates to MAPLTASQDGTGVKNMHQLIQLRWIAVIGQVATIVFVHFGFGIRLPLMPMAIVLACLAAFNLVSMLRWRHREEVTNGALFLALLVDVLTLTAQLYLSGGAANPFVFLYLLQVVLAAVLLRSWASWAVVFVTSACFIALTTFAGPVVIPADPTRGLADPYVQGMLLCFVLNATLLVVFITRIGRILRARDARLADLRQRAAEEEHIVRMGLLASGAAHELGTPLATLSVILGDWRHMPPFTQQPELLQELDEMQTQLHRCKSIVTGILLSAGETRGEAPEETTVAAFLDDLVGEWRSTRPVRGFDYENSFGEDAVIISDSGLKQMICNVLDNALEASPGWVGLEAWRDEDKLVLRVSDAGPGFAPAMLSHFGKPYQSSKGRPGGGLGLFLSLNVVRQLGGSIAARNREPSGAVVTMSLPLSSLSVSEAEHE